A genomic window from Corallococcus exiguus includes:
- a CDS encoding GreA/GreB family elongation factor, with amino-acid sequence MRLDKLTLLQQLSERLQQSDRLAHRAEADAREAARSLATESEKKEDGRAAIEYGSLATGQAQRARRLQEELQALTAFGQKELPRFSRQGPVGLGALVDCSTEDEDGFAERTFFVLPAGAGTELTGPGGDGFLSVITPSSPVGRALLGKKAGDTVEVTLAGEVREWTVLEVA; translated from the coding sequence ATGCGACTCGACAAGCTCACCCTGCTCCAGCAACTGTCCGAGCGACTCCAACAGAGCGACCGGCTGGCCCACCGCGCGGAGGCCGATGCCCGCGAGGCCGCCCGCAGCCTCGCCACGGAGTCCGAGAAGAAGGAGGACGGCCGCGCCGCCATCGAGTACGGCAGCCTCGCCACCGGCCAGGCCCAGCGCGCCCGCCGCCTCCAAGAAGAGCTCCAGGCCCTCACCGCCTTCGGCCAGAAGGAGCTGCCCCGCTTCTCGCGCCAGGGGCCCGTGGGCCTGGGCGCCCTGGTGGACTGCAGCACCGAGGACGAGGACGGCTTCGCCGAGCGCACCTTCTTCGTGCTCCCCGCTGGCGCGGGCACCGAGCTCACCGGCCCCGGCGGCGACGGCTTCCTCTCCGTCATCACCCCCAGCTCCCCCGTGGGCCGCGCCCTGCTGGGAAAGAAGGCCGGCGACACCGTGGAGGTGACGCTCGCGGGCGAGGTGCGCGAGTGGACGGTGCTGGAGGTCGCCTGA
- a CDS encoding GAF domain-containing sensor histidine kinase has translation MRDDGTPLPPGDSPLARALAGEPVDASPWHVLRPDGTRAVLRCIAVPVRAGDGQVAAALLRTHAVEAVPASMLDASRLLAEAGALLGTSVDAEAQLEPLLKLLVPALGEGALLVLRTPGAVGDEGLRVAASLHADSGRHALLRDLLTRYPQESSVPGGLPQVFASGAAGRLSILSEEHVVAIARDAEHARLLRQVGPHGCLSVPLGARGNVLGALMVLRSNALRSFGEEEEHFLTELAHRTALYLENARLYREAREAVRQRDEFLGIASHELKTPLTPLSLKVQLLQKQVVVLAREGKDVPTERVADALDVVQRQVRRLSGLVDSLLDVSRITAGRLRLELEELDLASVAAEILYRFSAAAAQAGTELGLEAPVPVVGRWDRLRLEQVVTNLVSNALKYGAGQPVIVSVEAQGTLARLAVKDHGIGIAPADLARIFERFERAVSDRHYGGLGLGLYITRQIVEAFGGKVSAVSTPGEGATFLLELPRGDIPEEWLVAHAAPGPTQGG, from the coding sequence GTGCGGGATGACGGCACACCGCTGCCGCCGGGCGACTCACCGCTGGCGCGAGCGCTGGCGGGCGAGCCGGTGGACGCGTCCCCATGGCATGTACTCCGTCCGGATGGAACGCGCGCCGTGCTGCGCTGCATCGCGGTGCCGGTGCGGGCCGGGGACGGGCAGGTGGCCGCGGCGCTCCTTCGCACGCATGCCGTGGAGGCGGTGCCCGCGTCCATGTTGGATGCGTCGCGCCTGCTGGCGGAAGCCGGGGCGCTCCTGGGCACGTCGGTGGACGCGGAGGCGCAGCTGGAGCCGCTGCTCAAGCTGCTGGTGCCCGCGCTGGGGGAGGGGGCCCTGCTCGTCCTCCGGACACCGGGCGCCGTGGGCGATGAAGGCCTGCGCGTGGCGGCGTCACTGCACGCGGACTCAGGACGGCACGCGCTGTTGCGTGACCTGCTCACGCGCTATCCGCAGGAGTCTTCCGTGCCGGGCGGGCTGCCCCAGGTGTTCGCGTCCGGGGCGGCGGGGCGTCTGTCCATCCTGTCCGAGGAGCACGTGGTGGCCATCGCGCGGGACGCGGAGCACGCGCGGCTCTTGCGCCAGGTGGGGCCGCACGGCTGCCTGAGCGTTCCGTTGGGCGCGCGCGGCAACGTGTTGGGCGCGCTGATGGTGCTGCGCTCCAACGCGCTGCGGTCCTTTGGCGAGGAGGAGGAGCACTTCCTCACGGAGCTGGCCCACCGCACCGCGCTCTATCTGGAGAACGCGCGGCTGTACCGCGAGGCGCGCGAAGCGGTGCGCCAGCGCGACGAGTTCCTGGGCATCGCGAGCCACGAGCTGAAGACGCCGCTCACGCCGCTGAGCCTCAAGGTGCAGCTGCTGCAGAAGCAGGTGGTGGTGCTGGCGCGCGAGGGCAAGGACGTGCCCACCGAGCGTGTCGCGGACGCGCTGGACGTGGTGCAGCGCCAGGTGCGCCGGCTGTCGGGCCTGGTGGACAGCCTGCTGGACGTGTCGCGCATCACCGCGGGCCGGCTGCGGCTGGAGCTGGAGGAGCTGGACCTGGCGAGCGTGGCCGCCGAAATCCTCTACCGCTTCTCCGCCGCGGCGGCGCAGGCCGGCACGGAGCTGGGCCTGGAGGCGCCGGTGCCGGTGGTGGGCCGGTGGGACCGGCTGCGCCTGGAGCAGGTGGTGACGAACCTGGTGTCCAACGCGCTCAAGTACGGAGCGGGCCAGCCCGTCATCGTGAGCGTGGAGGCGCAAGGCACGCTGGCGCGGCTCGCCGTGAAGGACCACGGCATCGGCATCGCGCCGGCCGACCTGGCGCGCATCTTCGAGCGCTTCGAGCGCGCGGTGAGCGACCGGCACTACGGCGGTCTGGGCCTGGGGCTCTACATCACGCGCCAGATTGTCGAAGCGTTCGGCGGCAAGGTGAGCGCCGTGAGCACGCCGGGGGAGGGCGCCACGTTCCTCCTGGAGCTGCCCCGGGGCGACATCCCGGAGGAGTGGCTTGTCGCGCACGCGGCGCCGGGGCCCACCCAAGGCGGGTAG
- a CDS encoding PAS domain S-box protein, which produces MQMPFTRPDGTTPTERRFRQVIDTLQEVVFQTDTARTWVFLNPAWTEVTGFPVEESLGRSALDFVHPDDRERTLVVCKTLLTREREFVQHEVRYLTRDGGFRWVDVFARVTVDEDGTLLGMAGTLNDITERKRTNDALARRERYLTALVDMQQRLLSVPEGGDLYSPALAPLGQASGASRVYVFETYTNAQGTLMCSQRAEWCAPGVTAEIDNPMLQDLPMRPILGRWATVLERGEVVTGRVATFPSVERDLLEPQGILTLLVLPLRVQGRLVGFVGFDNCFEAREWDRLEVDLLSAASGAISVSLERRASERALREHEHRFRQLAENASDVLYLYRREAPRGFAYVSRVAHAKLGLGPEAHYTDPELWYRQVHPDDRAALERVLESPQSLDGGTVELRFLRPDGSLLWLEHVVAPVTDTAGRVVAVEGLARDITERREVEEALKRSEASLRALMEGFPDPAAIERDGHIVYANAVLVTTLGFARAEELVGRRLSEFLADVPGTGVASVDSTPLTSERRLVLRDGRTRVVELASLPLRFDGQPAVVSIARDVTEQRQLKARLTLADRLASVGTLAAGIAHEINNPLAFVVSNLGFLSDEFRHHLSPGPGVRGVRPPDVAEWQEVLGEACEGAERVRQIVRQLKTFSRPDEERMTPVDVHAVLDSVVMMAANEIRHRARLRREYGTVPEVMGNEGRLCQVFLNLVVNAAQAIPEGSAHEHEVVLATRVSGGQVVVEVRDTGIGIPPEVMGRIFDPFFTTKPVGVGTGLGLSICHGIITGLGGDIQVDSTVGKGSTFRVVLPAPRPEPVVRPPEAPLPAAPVVPRGRVLVVDDEPAVGRVLQRLLRGHDVEVATSGRQALERMSQAPGFDAVLCDVMMPDLAGRDVYEAVRRDHPGLERRFVFVSGGAFTAGARDFLEHIPNPLLEKPFDEARVRGAVEELVRHGPPDAA; this is translated from the coding sequence ATGCAGATGCCGTTCACCCGGCCTGACGGCACCACCCCCACCGAGCGCCGCTTCCGTCAGGTCATCGACACGCTCCAGGAGGTCGTGTTCCAGACGGACACGGCGCGCACGTGGGTCTTCCTCAATCCCGCGTGGACCGAGGTGACAGGCTTTCCCGTGGAGGAGAGCCTGGGCCGCTCCGCGCTGGACTTCGTGCACCCGGACGACCGGGAGCGCACGCTGGTGGTGTGCAAGACCCTGCTCACGCGCGAGCGCGAGTTCGTCCAGCACGAGGTGCGCTACCTCACGCGCGACGGCGGCTTCCGCTGGGTGGACGTCTTCGCGCGGGTGACGGTCGACGAGGACGGCACGCTGCTGGGCATGGCGGGCACGCTCAACGACATCACCGAGCGCAAGCGCACGAACGACGCGCTCGCCCGGCGCGAGCGCTACCTCACCGCCCTGGTGGACATGCAGCAGCGCCTGCTGTCGGTGCCGGAGGGCGGCGACCTGTACAGCCCGGCGCTCGCTCCGCTGGGACAGGCCTCCGGAGCCAGCCGCGTCTACGTCTTCGAGACGTACACCAACGCGCAGGGCACCCTCATGTGCAGTCAGCGCGCCGAGTGGTGCGCGCCCGGTGTCACGGCGGAGATCGACAACCCGATGCTCCAGGACCTGCCCATGCGGCCCATCCTGGGGCGCTGGGCGACCGTGCTGGAGCGCGGCGAGGTCGTCACCGGCCGCGTGGCCACCTTCCCCTCCGTCGAGCGGGACCTCCTGGAGCCGCAGGGCATCCTCACGTTGCTGGTGCTGCCCCTGCGCGTGCAGGGCCGGTTGGTGGGCTTCGTGGGCTTCGACAACTGCTTCGAGGCGCGCGAGTGGGACCGCCTGGAGGTGGACCTGCTGTCCGCGGCCAGCGGCGCCATCTCCGTGTCGCTGGAGCGCCGCGCGTCCGAACGGGCGCTGCGCGAGCACGAGCACCGCTTCCGCCAACTCGCGGAGAACGCGTCCGACGTGCTGTACCTGTACCGGAGGGAAGCGCCGCGCGGCTTCGCGTACGTCAGCCGCGTGGCGCACGCCAAGCTGGGCCTGGGGCCGGAGGCGCACTACACGGATCCGGAGCTGTGGTACCGGCAGGTGCACCCGGATGACCGGGCCGCGCTGGAGCGCGTGCTGGAGTCGCCCCAGTCCCTGGACGGCGGGACGGTGGAGCTGCGCTTCCTGCGCCCTGACGGCAGCCTCCTGTGGCTGGAGCACGTGGTGGCGCCGGTGACGGACACCGCGGGCCGCGTGGTGGCGGTGGAGGGCCTGGCGCGCGACATCACGGAGCGGCGGGAGGTGGAGGAGGCGCTGAAGCGCTCCGAGGCCAGCCTGCGCGCGCTGATGGAGGGCTTCCCCGACCCGGCGGCCATCGAGCGCGATGGCCACATCGTCTACGCCAACGCGGTGCTCGTCACCACGCTGGGCTTCGCGCGCGCGGAGGAGCTGGTGGGCCGCCGGCTGTCGGAGTTCCTGGCGGACGTGCCGGGCACCGGCGTGGCGTCCGTGGACAGCACGCCGCTCACCAGCGAGCGGCGCCTGGTGCTGCGCGACGGGCGCACGCGCGTGGTGGAGCTGGCCTCGCTACCCCTGCGCTTCGACGGTCAGCCCGCGGTGGTGTCCATCGCGCGCGACGTGACGGAGCAGCGCCAGTTGAAGGCGCGGCTGACGCTGGCGGACCGGCTGGCGTCGGTGGGCACGCTCGCGGCGGGCATCGCGCACGAAATCAACAACCCGCTGGCCTTCGTGGTCTCCAACCTGGGCTTCCTGTCGGACGAGTTCCGCCACCACCTGTCCCCCGGACCCGGCGTGCGCGGCGTGCGCCCGCCGGACGTGGCGGAGTGGCAGGAGGTGCTGGGCGAGGCGTGCGAGGGCGCCGAGCGCGTGCGGCAGATTGTCCGCCAGCTGAAGACGTTCTCGCGGCCGGATGAAGAGCGCATGACTCCGGTGGACGTGCACGCGGTGCTGGACTCGGTGGTGATGATGGCCGCCAATGAAATCCGGCACCGCGCGCGGCTGCGCCGGGAGTACGGCACCGTGCCGGAGGTGATGGGCAACGAGGGCCGCCTCTGCCAGGTGTTCCTCAACCTGGTGGTGAACGCGGCGCAGGCGATTCCGGAGGGCTCCGCGCATGAACACGAGGTGGTGCTCGCCACGCGCGTGTCCGGCGGTCAGGTGGTGGTGGAGGTGCGCGACACGGGCATCGGCATCCCGCCGGAGGTGATGGGGCGCATCTTCGACCCGTTCTTCACCACCAAGCCCGTGGGCGTGGGCACCGGCCTGGGGCTGTCCATCTGCCACGGCATCATCACGGGGCTGGGCGGCGACATCCAGGTGGACTCCACCGTGGGCAAGGGCAGCACGTTCCGCGTGGTGCTGCCCGCGCCCCGGCCCGAACCGGTCGTCCGTCCGCCGGAAGCCCCGCTGCCCGCCGCGCCCGTGGTGCCGCGAGGCCGCGTGCTGGTGGTGGACGACGAGCCCGCGGTGGGCCGCGTGCTGCAGCGGCTGTTGCGCGGCCATGACGTGGAGGTGGCCACGAGCGGCCGCCAGGCGCTGGAGCGCATGTCGCAGGCGCCGGGCTTCGACGCGGTGCTGTGCGACGTGATGATGCCGGACCTCGCCGGCCGCGACGTGTACGAAGCCGTGCGGCGCGACCACCCGGGCCTGGAGCGCCGCTTCGTCTTCGTGTCCGGCGGCGCCTTCACCGCGGGCGCGCGCGATTTCCTGGAGCACATCCCCAACCCGCTCCTGGAGAAGCCCTTCGACGAGGCGCGCGTGCGAGGCGCCGTGGAGGAGCTGGTGCGCCACGGGCCGCCTGACGCGGCCTGA